A window of the Torulaspora globosa chromosome 6, complete sequence genome harbors these coding sequences:
- the ERV1 gene encoding flavin-linked sulfhydryl oxidase (ancestral locus Anc_4.167) — translation MPTEGHTGRKIIYDEDGKPCRSCNTLLDFKFATGRITSRAALPERAGRESRTIPAQELIPGSKSYAKVEPPDVVELGNSSWNLLHSITATYPSKPSEQKKAEMKQFLTIFSHIYPCSWCARDFEKFIEQNAPKVDSREDLGRWMCEAHNAVNEKLGKEKFDCNFWAKRWKDGWDEN, via the exons ATGCCTACAGAAGGTCATACTGGTCGAAAAATTATATATGATGAGGATGGCAAACC ATGCCGTTCTTGCAATACCCTGCTAGATTTCAAATTTGCCACCGGTAGAATTACGAGTAGGGCAGCTCTGCCTGAGAGGGCTGGACGGGAGTCTCGTACCATTCCGGCACAGGAGTTGATACCCGGTTCCAAAAGCTACGCTAAAGTTGAACCGCCAGATGTGGTAGAACTAGGCAATTCATCGTGGAATCTGCTGCATAGCATCACAGCAACATATCCTTCGAAACCCAGTGAGCAGAAAAAAGCCGAGATGAAGCAATTTCTGACGATCTTCTCCCATATATATCCATGCTCATGGTGCGCAAGAGATTTTgagaagtttatcgaaCAGAATGCTCCAAAGGTAGATTCAAGGGAAGATCTTGGGAGATGGATGTGTGAAGCTCACAATGCGGTTAATGAAAAGCTTGGGAAGGAGAAATTTGATTGTAATTTCTGGGCCAAGAGATGGAAAGATGGTTGGGATGAAAACTAG
- the MSP1 gene encoding protein-degrading AAA family ATPase MSP1 (ancestral locus Anc_4.166), with protein sequence MSRKFDLKTIADLSVLIGTGISLYYLVNRLLNDVEAGPMSGRSKESKSRQLSQWQKLIDKNPELAKVELSTYEKSVLSSVVTADELAVTFKDIGGLDSIIADLHESVVYPLMMPEVYENNPLLQAPSGVLLYGPPGCGKTMLAKALANESGANFISIRMSSVMDKWYGESNKIIDAMFSLARKIQPCMIFIDEIDSFLRERASSDHEVTAMLKAEFMTLWDGLLTSGRVMIVGATNRINDIDGAFLRRLPKRFLIPLPGRDERLKILKVLLKDTKTDDGLFSIETIAAHTNGLSGSDLKEICREAALNAAKEYIKLKREYMSQNSEKNPQDFPVQMRPLRTSDFNGLLKLDAQQPLQSMSLD encoded by the coding sequence ATGTCGCGGAAATTTGATTTAAAGACGATTGCCGACCTTTCTGTGCTTATTGGAACAGGTATATCGCTATACTATTTGGTGAACAGGCTGCTTAACGATGTAGAAGCAGGGCCCATGTCTGGTAGATCAAAGGAATCCAAGAGCAGACAATTATCACAATGGCAGAAGCTGATTGACAAGAATCCAGAACTGGCTAAGGTGGAGTTGAGTACCTATGAAAAAAGCGTGCTTTCCTCTGTGGTTACCGCAGACGAACTGGCAGTGACCTTTAAGGACATCGGTGGGCTGGATTCTATCATTGCTGATTTGCATGAAAGCGTAGTGTATCCGCTGATGATGCCTGAAGTGTACGAAAACAATCCTTTACTGCAGGCTCCGAGCGGCGTGCTACTGTATGGTCCGCCAGGATGTGGTAAAACCATGCTTGCCAAAGCTTTAGCAAACGAGAGTGGTGCCAATTTCATATCGATAAGAATGTCCTCGGTAATGGATAAATGGTATGGTGAGTCGaacaaaatcatcgatgCTATGTTTTCCCTGGCGAGGAAGATTCAGCCTTGCATGATATTCATCGATGAGATAGACTCCTTTCTGAGAGAGCGTGCTTCAAGTGATCATGAAGTGACCGCTATGCTCAAGGCAGAATTCATGACTCTGTGGGATGGACTGTTAACCAGTGGCCGTGTGATGATCGTCGGGGCCACAAATCGCATAAACGATATCGACGGGGCATTTCTGCGGAGGCTTCCAAAGAGGTTTCTTATCCCCCTACCGGGGAGAGACGAGCGCCTTAAGATTCTAAAGGTGTTGTTGAAAGATACCAAGACGGACGATGGGCTTTTCAGCATAGAGACCATTGCTGCTCACACTAATGGTCTATCAGGCTCGGATCTGAAAGAGATCTGCAGAGAGGCAGCACTGAATGCTGCAAAGGAGTACATCAAGCTCAAGAGAGAGTACATGAGCCAAAATAGCGAAAAAAATCCTCAAGATTTTCCTGTACAGATGAGGCCTCTTAGAACGTCGGACTTCAACGGATTGCTAAAACTGGATGCGCAGCAACCGCTCCAATCCATGTCGTTGGATTAG